One window from the genome of Mycolicibacterium gadium encodes:
- the kasB gene encoding 3-oxoacyl-ACP synthase KasB, which produces MAALATGNGFPNVVVTGFAMTTALATDADTTWQRLLEGQSGIRLLDDPFVEQYNLPVRIGGHLLENFEEELTRVELRRLSYLQRMSTVLSRRAWDHAGSPDVDPRRLMVSIGTGMGSTEELLYAYEALRSKGLRAVSPLAVQMYMPNAAAAAVGLERKAKAGVSTPISACASGSEGIAQAWRQIVLGEADVAICGGVETKIEAVPIAGFAQMRIVLSTTNDDPAGACRPFDKDRNGFVFGEGAGLMVIETEEHAKARGATIHARLMGASITSDGFHIVAPDPNGEQAGHAMTRAIQLAGLSPADIDHVNAHATGTSVGDVAEGKAIHNALGTHRAAVYAPKGALGHSVGAVGAVESILTVLALKNGVIPPTLNLKNLDPEIDLDVVAGSPRPGNYQYAINNSFGFGGHNVALAFGKY; this is translated from the coding sequence ATGGCAGCGTTGGCTACGGGGAATGGCTTCCCCAACGTAGTCGTCACCGGCTTTGCGATGACGACCGCTTTGGCGACCGATGCGGACACCACCTGGCAACGATTGCTGGAGGGGCAGAGTGGCATTCGGCTGCTCGACGACCCGTTCGTCGAGCAGTACAACCTGCCGGTCCGTATCGGCGGACATCTGCTGGAGAACTTCGAAGAGGAGTTGACACGGGTCGAACTGCGTCGGCTGTCGTACCTGCAGCGGATGTCGACGGTGCTGAGCAGACGGGCGTGGGACCACGCCGGGTCACCGGACGTCGATCCACGACGCCTGATGGTGTCGATCGGCACCGGCATGGGCTCGACCGAGGAATTGCTCTACGCCTACGAAGCGCTGCGCTCGAAGGGCCTTCGGGCGGTGTCGCCGCTTGCCGTCCAGATGTACATGCCCAACGCGGCCGCCGCCGCAGTCGGGCTCGAGCGCAAGGCCAAGGCCGGGGTCAGCACGCCGATCTCGGCCTGCGCCTCGGGTTCTGAAGGCATTGCGCAGGCGTGGCGACAGATCGTGCTCGGCGAAGCCGACGTGGCGATCTGTGGTGGCGTCGAAACCAAGATCGAAGCGGTGCCGATCGCCGGCTTCGCGCAGATGCGCATCGTGTTGTCCACCACCAACGACGATCCGGCCGGAGCTTGTCGCCCATTTGACAAGGACCGCAACGGTTTCGTCTTCGGTGAGGGCGCCGGGTTGATGGTGATCGAAACCGAGGAACACGCCAAGGCTCGCGGTGCCACCATCCACGCACGGCTGATGGGCGCCAGCATCACGTCCGACGGGTTCCACATCGTGGCGCCCGATCCCAACGGTGAGCAGGCCGGCCACGCGATGACGCGGGCTATCCAGCTCGCAGGCCTGTCCCCCGCGGACATCGACCACGTCAACGCGCACGCCACCGGCACCAGCGTCGGCGATGTGGCCGAAGGCAAGGCCATCCACAATGCCCTGGGCACTCACAGGGCCGCGGTCTACGCCCCGAAAGGGGCGCTGGGCCACTCGGTCGGCGCAGTCGGCGCCGTCGAGTCCATCCTCACCGTGTTGGCGTTGAAGAACGGCGTCATCCCGCCGACGCTCAACCTCAAGAACCTGGATCCGGAGATCGACCTGGATGTGGTCGCCGGCTCGCCGCGACCGGGCAACTATCAATACGCGATCAACAACTCGTTTGGATTCGGTGGGCACAACGTCGCGCTCGCATTCGGCAAGTACTGA